Genomic segment of Sphingomicrobium marinum:
CCAGGGCTACGACCTGGCGCGCCGCACGGTCGCCAAATATCGCGAAGCGATGGGCATCGGCTCGAGCGTTCAGCGTCGCCGGCAGCGCAAGATGGCGGGCGGCTAGAGCCTGATTCTCGCCCAGATGGGCAGGTGATCGCTCGCGGCATGGGCAAGCGCGCTGCGGTGGACGCCATGATCTTCGATATCGATCGCCTCATCGATGAAAATGCGGTCGAGCGAGGCGACGGGTCGGCGGCTGTGGTAGGTCGGCAGCACCGGACATGTGCGAAACCGAGGCAGGAAGGCATCGAGGCAATTCGACCCCGTCGACCATTCGTTGGTATCGCCCATGATGACGGTGGGCATCGGATCGCGTGCCTTGATCGCAGCAATGATCGCCTCGACCTGGCGCAAGCGATACAGCCCGCTGAGATCAAGATGCATGCCGATCGCGCGCACCGGCCCCGCCGCCGTGTCGAGTTCAGCCATCACCGCGCCGCGCGGCTCGAGCGTCGGAAGATCGAGCGCCTGCGCGTGCATGATGTCGATCCCGCGGCGCACCAGCAATGCGTTGCCGTGCCATCCCAGATTGCGCGTATCGAGCCGCTCCAGCAGCGGCCGCGTCAGATCGTGCTCGGGGATAAGATCGAGCAATTTGGGATGGCTTACGTCGAAATCGATCGCCTGCCATTCGCCATGTTTGTCGATCAGGTGGTGCGGCACCGCCGCGCCGCGGGTGCCCACCCGCTTGTCGGCTTCCTGCAGCGCGATGATGTCAGGGCCGATCTCGGACAGCACATCGAGGATACGCTGCGGGTTGCGCTTGCGATCGGTGCCGATCGCCTTGCGAATATTGAAGGAGGTCACGGTAAGCTGCACCGCCTCAATGTAGTCCCGAAAATTCGCAGCGCCAGTCGCGCATACCTATGCAGTCTTGCCGACACGCCAAGGTGGCGGGA
This window contains:
- a CDS encoding endonuclease/exonuclease/phosphatase family protein — its product is MQLTVTSFNIRKAIGTDRKRNPQRILDVLSEIGPDIIALQEADKRVGTRGAAVPHHLIDKHGEWQAIDFDVSHPKLLDLIPEHDLTRPLLERLDTRNLGWHGNALLVRRGIDIMHAQALDLPTLEPRGAVMAELDTAAGPVRAIGMHLDLSGLYRLRQVEAIIAAIKARDPMPTVIMGDTNEWSTGSNCLDAFLPRFRTCPVLPTYHSRRPVASLDRIFIDEAIDIEDHGVHRSALAHAASDHLPIWARIRL